A stretch of DNA from Pongo abelii isolate AG06213 chromosome 10, NHGRI_mPonAbe1-v2.0_pri, whole genome shotgun sequence:
GCTGTCCAGAGGCGCGGCACTGCCACATGGTGGACACTGGTGGTACTGAGGCCCAGCCCTCCAATTAGGAACCCTGTCCCCTAGATCTAATAGTCTCTCTTGACAGCCCCCATCATCTAAACAGTGGGGAGATGAACAAAGTGGAGTAAAGACACATTTCCAAATCACACCCACTTCCCCCACAGCTTTCTCCCCGTCAAGCTTCTTGGAGAAACTGGGGCATAAGGAGAAAAGCTAGCATGAGGCCCACCCTCATGAATTCAAGGTGGAGGGGTCTGGGTCGCCCCCCATTTAAAGCCAGTgaggactgggtgcggtggctcatgtctataatcctagcaccttgggaggctgaggtgagaggatcgcttgagcccaggagcttgagaccaccctgggcaacacagcaagaccctgtctctacaaaagaataaaaaataaattagcctgtgtggtgtggtgtggtgtgatgtggtgtggtgtggtgtggtgtggtggcacacacctgtagacttagctactctggaagctgaggtggaagaatcacttaacccaggaggtcgaggctgcagtgagctgtgatcaggccaccacactccagcctggatgacagagtgagaccctgtgtcaaaaacataaaaaataaaataaaaaataggtcaggtgcgctggctcacgcctgtaatccaaacactttgggaggcccaggtgggcagatcatgaggtcaggagatggagaccatcctggctaacacagtgaaaccccgtttctactaaaaatacaaaaaactagccgggcgtggtggtgggcacctgtagtcccagtgactcgggaggctgaggcagaagaatgacatgaacctgggaggcggagcttgcagtgagctgacattgtgccactgcactccagcctgggtgacagagcgagactcagcctcaaaaaataaaataaaataaaataaaataaaataaaataaaataaagccagtGAGGAAATGTGGTCAGGAGGGCTGAGACTGGGAACCAAGACTGCTGTGTTCACCTTGCTTCGTTGTCAAAAGCTCTTAGAGCTCCCATTTTCTACCCCCATTAACAGGCCTGAAGggtggtgcggtggctcacacctgtaacctcagcactttaggaggctgaggcaagtggattgcttgagcccaggagttcaagaccagcctgggcaacatagtgagaccctgtctctatgggaaatttaaaaattagccaggtgtggtggtgcgcacctgtagtcccaactactaaggaggctgaggcagaaggattgtctgagcccaggagttcaaggctgcagtgagctatgattgtgccactgcactccagcctgaacaacagattGAGACCTtacctcaataaaataaaataaaatttaaattttaaaaatttaagaaaaaaaagaggccttGCACTACTTCTAGGATGCCCCAACTTTAGGCAACTTTCACAGTCCCTTGAAAGAGAAGTGGCAGCTGGGTATAGGCCCTCCCAAGTGTCATGCCCCCTGACAGTCCTCATGGACTCTGCCCTGTGTAAGAttgcatcaccaccaccaccacctctctgGGCTTCCCCAGACATCACAGGAACACGTTCCCCGCTCCAAccacgcccccccccccccccgctctGGCCTTCCTCCACATCATGCTCCACATCATGCTCCAGGCCAACTGGACTCTGGGCGGCCAGCACAGGCAGGGTCAGGGGGTGACTTCTGTGCCTCGTGGCACTGCCACCTGGGCCTGAGCAAGAGGGCTCCATTCTCCTACCCGCCCAAACCCTCATCCCTGTCCGAGCCCCAGTGCTAGAAATAAAGAGACCAGAATTTTCCTTCTGGCCTAAGGGCCCCAGAGAAATACCCACTGGAACTCACAGCTGCCTCATGGAAACTGCTGCAGCAGTGGTGAAGCTAGAAAGACTAGAGGTATGAGGGAAAATTGCCCTTCCCTACCTGGCTCATAAGGCGTTCCCTCCCCCAAGTCCCAGATCGTGGGGACTGAGCATGTGAAATCATCCTCTTTCTTGCATCATGCATGTCCACattgcaccccccacccccataccCCTACTTCAGACCCAGTCACCATGGCCAGATGGTGAAACCTGAGCTGGTGGGGAGGAGGACCTCCACCCCCTGCAGGGGCCTGATGGGCAGCACAGCTGGCCAATCCTGGGACTCAGAGTGTAGGTCGGCTGGCTGACCACTAGGTTTGGAAGCCCCAGGCAGCTGGCTCTAAAGAGGCCCCAGGTCAGTAGCCAGACATGAGCTGTGAGGGTCAAGCACAGCTATCCATCAGATGATCTACTTTCAGCCTTCCTGAGTCCCAGACAATAGAAGACAGGTGGCTCTACCCTTGGCCAAGGGTAGGTGTGGCAGTGGTGTCTGCTGTCACTGTGCCCTCATTGGCCCCCAGCAATCAGACTCAACAGACGGAGCAACTGCCATCCGAGGCTCCTGAACCAGGGCCATTCACCAGGAGCATGGGGCTCCCTGATGTCCAGCTCTGGCTGGTGCTGCTGTGGGCACTGGTGCGAGCACAGGGGACAGGGTCTGTGTGTCCCTCCTGTGGGGGCTCCAAACTGGCACCCCAAGCAGAACGAGCTCTGGTGCTGGAGCTAGCCAAGCAGCAAATCCTGGATGGGTTGCACCTGACCAGTCGTCCCAGAATAACTCATCCTCCACCCCAGGCAGCGCTGACCAGAGCCCTCCGGAGACTACAGCCAGGGAGTGTGGCTCCAGGGAATGGGGAGGAGGTCATCAGCTTTGCTACTGTCACAGGTGGGTGAGGGAGAGAGTAACAGGCAGACAGCAGACAGGGAAAGGGAGGCAGAAGGGGAGCCTGGCAGGAGCAGCAGAGGGAGTGGGGTGTggcaggagaaggaggagctGGGGCAGGGACTGGTTGCAGAGGATACAAAGCAGTCTCTACTTTTCTAAAGGTAGGTTTGAGGGAGAGCAGTGGGCAGGGCTTGGGGAGTCTCAGAGGAGAGCTTCATCTCTGctcacattttctttcccttttctgtctTTCGGGCAGACTCCACTTCAGCCTACAGCTCCCTGCTCACTTTTCACCTGTCCACTCCTCGGTCCCACCACCTGTACCATGCCCGCCTGTGGCTGCACGTGCTCCCCACCCTTCCTGGCACTCTTTGCTTGAGGATCTTCCGATGGGGACCAAGGAGGAGGCGCCCAGGGTCCCGCACCCTCCTGGCTGAGCACCACATCACCAACCTGGGCTGGCATGCCTTAACTCTGCCCTCTAGCGGCTTGAGGGGTGAGAAGTCTGGTGTCCTGAAACTGCAACTAGACTGCAGACCCCTAGAAGGCAACAGCACAGTTACTGGACAACCAAGGCGGCTCGTGGACACAGCAGGACACCAGCAGCCCTTCCTAGAGCTTAAGATCCGAGCCAATGAGCCTGGAGCAGGCCGGGCCAGGAGGAGGACCCCCACCTGTGAGCCTGCGACCCCCTTATGTTGCAGGCGAGACCATTACGTAGACTTCCAGGAACTGGGATGGCGGGACTGGATACTGCAGCCCGAGGGGTACCAGCTGAATTACTGCAGTGGGCAGTGCCCTCCCCACCTGGCTGGCAGCCCAGGCATTGCTGCCTCTTTCCATTCTGCcgtcttcagcctcctcaaagcCAACAATCCTTGGCCTGCCAGTACCTCTTGTTGTGTCCCTACTGCCCGAAGGCCCCTCTCTCTCCTCTACCTGGATCATAATGGCAATGTGGTCAAGACGGATGTGCCAGATATGGTGGTGGAGGCCTGTGGCTGCAGCTAGCAAGAGGACCTGGGGCTTTG
This window harbors:
- the INHBE gene encoding inhibin beta E chain, coding for MGLPDVQLWLVLLWALVRAQGTGSVCPSCGGSKLAPQAERALVLELAKQQILDGLHLTSRPRITHPPPQAALTRALRRLQPGSVAPGNGEEVISFATVTDSTSAYSSLLTFHLSTPRSHHLYHARLWLHVLPTLPGTLCLRIFRWGPRRRRPGSRTLLAEHHITNLGWHALTLPSSGLRGEKSGVLKLQLDCRPLEGNSTVTGQPRRLVDTAGHQQPFLELKIRANEPGAGRARRRTPTCEPATPLCCRRDHYVDFQELGWRDWILQPEGYQLNYCSGQCPPHLAGSPGIAASFHSAVFSLLKANNPWPASTSCCVPTARRPLSLLYLDHNGNVVKTDVPDMVVEACGCS